A single Chanos chanos chromosome 8, fChaCha1.1, whole genome shotgun sequence DNA region contains:
- the hint3 gene encoding adenosine 5'-monophosphoramidase HINT3: MQSPHRKDLGLRGFEPRAFLPPAGGRIDVIGKPATIKITQEIVLSYFIVVKMATSGDDPQTAEATGDKHIQNDGYNKKCIFCKIVNKELDTELLHSDEEISCFRDIKPGAPHHYLVVPTQHVGNCKSLGKQHIPLVEKMVEIGKAVLQKNNFTDLSDVRFGFHWPPFCSVTHLHLHVLAPVSQMGFMSRMFYRLDSYWFITAEQLIQRLSSMA; encoded by the exons ATGCAaagtccacacagaaaggatctGGGACTGCGGGGGttcgaacccagggccttcttgcc ACCAGCAGGTGGCAGAATTGATGTAATCGGGAAACCGGCGACTATAAAGATCACACAAGAGATTGTACTGTCATATTTTATTGTGGTGAAAATGGCGACTAGTGGGGATGATCCTCAGACTGCCGAAGCCACGGGCGATAAGCATATTCAAAATGATGGAtataataaaaaatgtatattttgtaaaattGTGAACAAAGAACTGGATACCGAACTTCTGCATTCC gacGAGGAAATATCCTGCTTCAGAGATATAAAACCTGGAGCCCCTCATCATTACCTGGTTGTACCAACACAGCATGTTGGGAATTGTAAATCACTCGGAAAACAACACATTCCTTTAG TTGAGAAGATGGTGGAAATCGGCAAGGCGGTACTTCAGAAGAACAACTTCACAGATCTCAGTGATGTTAG GTTTGGGTTCCACTGGCCTCCCTTTTGCTCAGTCACTCACCTACATCTCCACGTCCTGGCTCCTGTCAGTCAGATGGGCTTCATGTCTCGAATGTTCTACCGGCTGGACTCTTACTGGTTTATAACG GCAGAACAGCTGATCCAAAGGTTGAGCTCTATGGCTTAA